The Ferrimicrobium sp. genomic sequence CAAGCAAGCAGCGGTTCCCTTTGCCTCCTTACTCGGCGGTCTCGCTGTTCCGGCACTTGCGCTTACCGTGGGTTGGCGCTGGGCCTTTGGACTCGCCGCCATTCTCTCCATCACCACGGCGATCTTGGTGCCACGGCCCTCGCAGCCACGATCCAACGTTGCGAGGCATGGCACAAGAGCACTGCCAGCGATCGATAAACTGCCGATCACCTTGCTTGCCATTGGTATCGGACTTGGGGTTTTCAGCGCATCCGGCATGGCTGCCTTTCTGGTCTCTGGTACTGTCCATGCGGGTATCTCCAAAAGTGCCGCCGGCTTCATCGCCGCACTCGCCGGAGCCACGACCGTAGTGGTGCGCATCACCAGTGGCTTGCTCGCTGATCGTCGCGACTCCTCCCATTTCTCGGTCATCGCCATCATGATGCTCATCGGTGCCGTTGGTTATGCAAGCCTCGCGCTTGGACAACACCTAGGGCTGGCCGTGCTCCTCGTACCCGGTGCGGTCATTGCTCTTGGTGTCGGCTGGGGATGGAACGGACTCTTTAACTTCGCTGTGATCGACAAACATCGTGCAACCCCAGCCAGAGCGACGGGTATGACCCAGTTAGGAGGTCGACTCGGCGGAATGCTGGGTCCAACCATCATCGGTCTCGGTATCGATCACTTCAGCTACAGTGCGGGATGGTTGCTTGCAGCGACCACCTGTGGCTTAGCCGCAGTAGCTGTCGTGGCCGGAAGTCACCTACTGGAACAACGAACGGCCACGTGATAGCGAGTGGCCAAGCACCCCCTACGAGGCTAGGCCATCCAGTCGCGCCAACTGCTCCACTGTGAGCTCGATCTCCGCTGCGGCGATATTCTCCTCGACGTGGGCCACACTGGAGGTTCCAGGTATCGGTAGCATCACCGGTGATTTTGCGAGCAGCCAGGCCAATGCGACCTGTGCTGGGCTTACACCGAGCTCGCGTGCCACCTCACCGAGTGCACCGTCACCTTGCGCAAGTGCCCCTGTCTGAATCGGGAACCAGGGGATGAACGCGATACCCGATGCTTCACAGTACTGAAGAACCTCCTCAGACTGGCGATTGGCCACGTTATAGAGGTTTTGAACCGAATCAATTGTGGCGTAGGTCCGCGCCTCCTCAATCTGGGCTACCGTGACCTCCGATAGGCCAATCCTATCCACCTTGCCCTCTGCTTGAAGTTCCGCCAAGAGCCCGACCTGGTCTGCCAAGGGGACATCGGGATCAACGCGATGGAGTTGGAAAAGATCCAACCGATCAACACCAAGTCGGCGAAGACTCATCTCCGCCTCCTGTCGAAGGTAGGCTGGACGACCCACCGGCACCCAGACACCCGGTCCGGTACGTACGAGACCCGCCTTCGTTGCGATGGCCAGCGCCTCTGGGTACGGATATAGCGCCTCATGGATGAGCTCTTCACTGACATAGGGTCCATAAGAATCTGCCGTGTCGATCAGCGTCACCCCGAGTTCGACTGCTCGGCGCAGCACCTGCTTCGCCTCCGCTGGATCCCGAGGGGGTCCCCAGACTCCAGGACCTGTGATCTGCATCGCGCCGTAGCCAAGCCTTCCTACTCGCAATGTTTCACCGATCGCAAACTCTCCACCAGTAAAATCTGTCATCAACACCTCTTCGTTTGCTATCATCAGGTTCTCCGCCAAGGACAGTTCGCTGCCAATGGCCTAGAAAACTATTTGCATCTACAACCATTATCCTAGTCGTGCGTTCCCGATCCTCGGATGGGATACCTCCTTCACCTCAGCCCGGCGAAGATGTGCCCTCTCGGCAGCCCTTCCTCGTGGGCTTGATACCCTCGTTCCACACGCCCAGCCACCCAGAGAGGCAACGATCGCCCAACCAACTCCCACTGAATCCGACCAGCATCAAGGGAACCATTCTCACCGTCGGCCCCGTCGTGAAACTGGCTTGCTACCGTACTGCGCTGTGGAGGCGTGCTTGGCACCTCCGCTACCCATTTGTCGATCCGGCGGTAATCAAATATTCAAGCAAGTCCACCACGATCGACCGCCAAGAACGTTGCGGTACTATTAACCAGCGCAGTGACGTCGTTTTTCACCCAAAAACGTGAAGATCGATAGACCACAACATCTTTTTTGGGAACCTGATAACCTCTAGGCCATATCGCTGGCTATAATCGTGACGTGCATTCTCTCACTGACACAATCGAGTCAGAATTCGTCAACATCTCGTCCGACTTGCCAGACTTGCCAAAGGAGTTTGTTGCATGGTTGGCCCGCTGGGCTTGGTTGATCGTCGCAATCGTGGGGGTCCTTTACCTCTTCGACGCCCTGGGCTTCTTAACCTTGGCAAACGACTTTGGGTTTGTAGGGTTCTTTGGTGGTGTGAGTTTCACCTTTTCGCTCTACCTTGCCGCGGCGCTCACCGCTGTTTATGGCGTGTGGTACCTAGTAGCCGTTCCCGGTTTACGTGAGCACCGACGCCGTGGGTGGCAGTTGTTATTTTATGCATCCCTAATCCAGGTCGCGATGGTTATCATCGTCGTGGTATTGACCGGCTTGGGTAACATCTGGTCCCTCTTGGAGGTGCTTGTCGTCTGGTATCTCCTCTTTCAGATTAGGCCGGCCTTTGTTGCAGCCAACGAAGCTGAATAGACAAACCTCCGAGATCCGTCGCGGGA encodes the following:
- a CDS encoding aldo/keto reductase yields the protein MTDFTGGEFAIGETLRVGRLGYGAMQITGPGVWGPPRDPAEAKQVLRRAVELGVTLIDTADSYGPYVSEELIHEALYPYPEALAIATKAGLVRTGPGVWVPVGRPAYLRQEAEMSLRRLGVDRLDLFQLHRVDPDVPLADQVGLLAELQAEGKVDRIGLSEVTVAQIEEARTYATIDSVQNLYNVANRQSEEVLQYCEASGIAFIPWFPIQTGALAQGDGALGEVARELGVSPAQVALAWLLAKSPVMLPIPGTSSVAHVEENIAAAEIELTVEQLARLDGLAS
- a CDS encoding MFS transporter, with product MGGGLLNRDLLVSVLATSMASIPAFLVGALAVEIRQSFSVTTAELGLAVTSYYLGAALWAVPSGRVAERMGGVRVLKLTPVIGGILLAAIALLSSSWWLLALLLFPCGMVSAATATASNLFLARRGKPGKQGATFGIKQAAVPFASLLGGLAVPALALTVGWRWAFGLAAILSITTAILVPRPSQPRSNVARHGTRALPAIDKLPITLLAIGIGLGVFSASGMAAFLVSGTVHAGISKSAAGFIAALAGATTVVVRITSGLLADRRDSSHFSVIAIMMLIGAVGYASLALGQHLGLAVLLVPGAVIALGVGWGWNGLFNFAVIDKHRATPARATGMTQLGGRLGGMLGPTIIGLGIDHFSYSAGWLLAATTCGLAAVAVVAGSHLLEQRTAT